The genomic stretch CTATTGCTCGGAATTCGGACGGCTCCTGGAAATTAATAATGGCGGATATGTCGGACGGCACGATTATCCCTGGCGGCAATCTGCTTGATGGCGAGGGACTTCGGGTGACTATATCTACTGCGGGTGGTGCTTCCGATTCTCCAGCTATTGGCGGTATTGGTTTTTATTGGACGAAATCAAAATCCGCGATAGATATTTCCTCCCATGAAGGTTTCTGTCTGGACTATTCGCTTTCTGGGGCCCCAATGTATGTGGAACTGGAGTGGAATACGGATGTTTATGGTTTCGATATTTGGAGAGCCCCGCTTAGTGAGACAAACGGCAAGACTTTAAAAATCCCCTGGAGCGCGTTTTCGCAATCGGGTTGGGATAAAAAACATTCCACAACCATTGCTACGGCTACAGAAAATGTGGTCCGCTTGAATATTGTGTTGCAAAATGGGAATATCAACGAATGGACCAGCGAATTCACCATACATTCGCTGGGCTGGCTTGATGAATGTGATTAGGCCTTTACGGTAACTCCCCGCCAATCAGGGACATCTGCATTTCCTTGATTTCCTTGCAGGCCTTTTCGCCTAGGGCCAGCAGGGCATCCAGGGTCTTGCGGTCGAAAGAGGCGTGCTCGCCGGTCCCCTGCAGTTCGATGTATTCGGCGGCGTCCCGCATCACGATGTTCATATCTACATCGGCCCGGCTGTCTTCTTCGTAGCACAGGTCCAGACGGGGTTCTCCGTCAATGACGCCGACAGAGATGGCGCTGATGTTGTGCAGCAGCACCTGTTCAGTAACCTCGATGGATGGCTTCACCTTCTTGAGGGCGAGGGCCAGCGCCACAAAGCCTCCGATGATGCTTGCGGTACGGGTCCCGCCGTCGGCCTCGATCACGTCGCAGTCCACTACCAGGGCGTGCTCGCCTAGGGCGTTCAGGTTGGCGGCTCCTCGGAGCGAACGACCCACCAGACGTTGAATTTCTTGCGTGCGTCCGCTGGCTCCTTTACGTTCACGTTCTACACGCTGGCCGGTGCTCTGGGGCAGCAGAGAATATTCGGCGGTAATCCAGCCGCGGCCCTTGCCGGCAAGCCACTTGGGAACTTCGGGCAAAAGCGTTGCATTGCACAGCACTCGGGTGTGTCCCATCTCGATAAGCACGGAACCGTCCGCGCTGGACACGAACCCCGTGGTCATCTTGATTTTTCTCATCTCGTCATTTTTACGATTGTCGATACGGCTCA from Fibrobacter sp. encodes the following:
- the rph gene encoding ribonuclease PH, with the protein product MSRIDNRKNDEMRKIKMTTGFVSSADGSVLIEMGHTRVLCNATLLPEVPKWLAGKGRGWITAEYSLLPQSTGQRVERERKGASGRTQEIQRLVGRSLRGAANLNALGEHALVVDCDVIEADGGTRTASIIGGFVALALALKKVKPSIEVTEQVLLHNISAISVGVIDGEPRLDLCYEEDSRADVDMNIVMRDAAEYIELQGTGEHASFDRKTLDALLALGEKACKEIKEMQMSLIGGELP